A region of Dermabacter vaginalis DNA encodes the following proteins:
- a CDS encoding thioredoxin-like domain-containing protein has protein sequence MTSENFRETARPRASELLGRSWLNTGGVDLSLEDLRGKIVILDFWTFCCVNCLHVLDELRPLEEKWSQEVVVIGVHSPKFSFERDHDALIANIERYGVEHPVLDDPDLRTWSEYGAKAWPTLMVLDTHGRIAASMSGEGHAANLDGIISRLVSEAESDGSLVRGDAPTVLEQSELHTLRFPSKGGLLPDGRIVVSDAGQNRLVVFEADGVSVDEVIGTGERGWNDGDAAEAQFSQPNGVAVLPPEIADQVGYDLVIADTGNHRLRGVQLGRRRLLRPRIESHVFTLAGNGEQWMQGQALPTGTGTPVQFALSTPWDVEWDDVSGQIVIAMAGIHQMWTYRPAALNDDGEFVDVGALAVLAGTTQEGLVDGALVRSWWAQPSGVTVDANGTVFVADAETSAVRVIAADRSEVTTLVGEGLFDFGHVDGPLEKARLQHPLGITVLADGRLAVADTYNGAVRIIDPIHDSVVTVATGLSEPSDLIVVDPIDGLAQLIVVESGAHKLTWISISPAAEQVIDEGAQQTERPATAVSNAGPLTVKVAFTPPEGHKLDESFGPAVQVSVSTTPPAMLVSGGGTSSELEREIELDPNYSEGVIHVSARAASCDADPSVEFPACHMHQQDWGVPVTLTEEGTRTLVLSLLA, from the coding sequence ATGACGAGCGAGAACTTCCGCGAAACCGCACGCCCCCGCGCCTCCGAACTGCTCGGCCGTTCCTGGCTCAACACCGGCGGAGTTGATCTGAGCCTTGAGGATCTGCGCGGCAAGATCGTGATCCTCGACTTTTGGACTTTTTGCTGCGTGAACTGCCTGCACGTGCTCGACGAGCTGCGCCCTCTCGAGGAGAAATGGTCGCAAGAAGTCGTCGTGATCGGCGTGCATTCCCCGAAATTCTCGTTCGAGCGCGATCACGACGCCCTTATCGCCAACATCGAACGCTACGGCGTTGAGCATCCCGTTCTCGACGATCCCGACCTGCGCACGTGGAGCGAATATGGCGCGAAGGCCTGGCCGACCCTCATGGTTCTCGACACGCACGGACGCATCGCGGCGTCAATGTCGGGGGAGGGGCACGCGGCGAACCTTGACGGGATCATCTCTCGTCTCGTGAGTGAGGCGGAGTCCGACGGTAGCCTCGTGCGCGGCGATGCCCCGACCGTTCTCGAGCAGTCCGAACTCCACACACTGCGTTTCCCCTCGAAGGGTGGCCTTTTGCCCGATGGGCGCATTGTCGTGAGCGACGCGGGGCAAAACCGCCTCGTGGTGTTCGAAGCCGATGGCGTGAGTGTCGACGAAGTGATCGGCACGGGCGAGCGCGGCTGGAATGACGGTGACGCGGCCGAGGCACAATTCTCTCAGCCGAACGGCGTCGCGGTGCTTCCCCCCGAGATCGCTGACCAGGTGGGTTACGACCTCGTGATTGCCGACACCGGGAACCACCGTTTGCGCGGTGTGCAGCTCGGCAGGCGTCGGCTCCTGCGCCCCCGAATCGAAAGCCATGTGTTTACCCTCGCCGGTAATGGTGAGCAGTGGATGCAAGGCCAGGCTCTGCCCACCGGCACGGGCACCCCGGTCCAGTTCGCCCTCTCGACTCCGTGGGATGTGGAGTGGGACGATGTATCGGGGCAGATCGTGATCGCGATGGCGGGCATCCACCAGATGTGGACCTATAGGCCCGCGGCGCTCAACGACGACGGCGAGTTCGTGGACGTGGGTGCTCTCGCGGTGCTCGCGGGCACGACCCAGGAGGGGCTCGTGGACGGCGCGCTCGTACGCTCGTGGTGGGCGCAACCCTCGGGGGTCACGGTTGATGCGAACGGAACCGTGTTCGTCGCGGATGCGGAAACGAGCGCCGTGCGCGTGATCGCCGCGGACCGCAGTGAGGTGACAACTCTCGTAGGCGAGGGTCTGTTCGACTTCGGCCACGTGGACGGGCCGCTCGAGAAGGCGAGGCTCCAGCACCCGCTCGGCATTACCGTCCTCGCCGACGGTCGCCTCGCGGTCGCCGATACCTACAACGGCGCGGTGCGCATCATCGACCCGATTCACGATTCCGTGGTGACCGTGGCGACGGGGCTCTCGGAGCCGAGCGACCTGATCGTTGTGGATCCGATTGACGGGCTTGCGCAGCTCATCGTCGTGGAATCCGGCGCACACAAGCTCACGTGGATCTCCATTTCGCCCGCCGCTGAGCAGGTCATCGATGAAGGTGCGCAGCAGACCGAACGACCGGCAACTGCGGTCTCGAATGCGGGGCCGCTCACCGTGAAGGTCGCCTTCACCCCTCCCGAGGGGCATAAGCTCGACGAATCCTTCGGCCCCGCCGTGCAGGTGAGTGTTTCGACGACGCCGCCGGCGATGCTCGTGAGCGGCGGCGGCACGTCGAGCGAGCTTGAACGCGAGATTGAGCTCGACCCGAACTACAGCGAAGGCGTCATTCACGTCAGTGCGCGCGCAGCCTCGTGCGACGCCGACCCGAGCGTCGAGTTCCCCGCCTGCCACATGCACCAGCAAGACTGGGGTGTGCCCGTGACCCTGACCGAGGAGGGCACGCGCACGCTCGTCCTCTCGCTTCTCGCATGA
- a CDS encoding HAD family hydrolase yields the protein MSDYAEPFSPSLAPFHETFGTFTPEAIVFDCDGVLLNTQSLWEDTQVEYLEARSLEMDEERRRWLVGRDVKDVVIAIAELTGEIPEEVGEALKKIYFAKLAEDIPVLPGAAELLKAASSRIPVAVASNSNRAPLVSELADVGLLPYIDHVVSLDDVPNPKPAPDIYVRACELLGVAPERALAIEDSETGAQAASAAGCRLIVAPTIPGQEPEGELEIEAIGDAGLREWAATWPDRREGYSPVYNSLGLVRHEIPEAIVTDCDGLLLDTEALWTETQLKVLYDAGVSPTEGDLGALMGTTLEQTAEILGEMTNQDPAHVQQLVTDDFQARLGSDVPVMPGAREFLELASTKVPIAVASNSWHEILEKKLTGAGLIEYFESLQSASTVGNPKPAPDMYEAGAKALGCEPSRCLAFEDSPIGARAAKAAGMTLIGIPSTGQPIDVADVTLSSLSDPDFLAWVKSWPNRKQD from the coding sequence ATGAGCGACTACGCAGAGCCTTTTTCGCCCAGCCTTGCGCCCTTCCACGAGACCTTCGGAACCTTCACGCCCGAAGCGATCGTTTTCGATTGTGACGGCGTTCTCCTCAACACCCAGAGCCTGTGGGAAGACACTCAGGTCGAGTACCTTGAGGCGCGCTCCCTCGAAATGGACGAGGAGCGCCGCCGGTGGCTTGTGGGCCGTGACGTGAAAGACGTGGTCATCGCGATCGCCGAGCTCACGGGGGAGATCCCCGAGGAAGTGGGCGAAGCCCTCAAAAAGATCTACTTCGCGAAGCTTGCCGAAGATATCCCCGTGCTTCCGGGAGCAGCGGAACTGCTGAAAGCCGCCAGCTCCCGCATCCCCGTCGCGGTGGCCTCGAACAGCAACCGCGCTCCGCTCGTGAGCGAGCTTGCCGACGTAGGCCTCCTCCCGTACATCGACCACGTCGTCTCCCTCGACGATGTTCCGAACCCCAAACCCGCCCCTGACATCTACGTGCGCGCGTGCGAGTTGCTCGGCGTCGCCCCCGAACGCGCCCTCGCGATCGAGGATTCGGAAACGGGCGCGCAAGCGGCCTCCGCCGCCGGGTGCCGGCTCATCGTCGCTCCCACGATCCCCGGTCAGGAGCCCGAGGGCGAGCTTGAGATCGAGGCGATCGGCGATGCCGGTCTTCGTGAATGGGCCGCGACGTGGCCCGATCGTCGCGAAGGCTATTCGCCCGTGTATAACTCCCTTGGACTCGTACGCCACGAAATCCCCGAAGCGATCGTGACCGATTGCGACGGCCTCCTTCTCGATACGGAGGCGCTGTGGACCGAGACGCAGCTCAAGGTTCTCTACGACGCGGGCGTATCGCCTACGGAAGGGGACCTGGGCGCGCTCATGGGCACGACCCTCGAGCAAACCGCCGAGATCCTCGGCGAGATGACGAACCAAGACCCCGCCCACGTGCAGCAGCTCGTGACCGACGATTTCCAGGCGCGGCTCGGAAGTGACGTTCCCGTCATGCCGGGCGCGCGCGAGTTCCTCGAACTCGCCTCGACAAAGGTGCCGATCGCGGTCGCTTCGAACTCGTGGCATGAGATTCTCGAGAAGAAACTCACGGGCGCTGGTCTCATCGAATATTTTGAGAGCCTTCAAAGCGCGAGTACCGTCGGAAACCCCAAGCCCGCCCCGGACATGTACGAGGCCGGCGCGAAAGCCCTCGGGTGCGAGCCCTCCCGGTGCCTCGCGTTTGAGGATTCGCCAATCGGGGCGCGCGCCGCAAAAGCAGCCGGCATGACCTTGATCGGGATCCCCTCGACGGGGCAACCGATCGACGTGGCCGACGTGACGCTCTCCTCCTTGAGCGACCCCGACTTCCTCGCGTGGGTGAAGAGCTGGCCGAACCGAAAGCAGGACTGA